From Struthio camelus isolate bStrCam1 chromosome 7, bStrCam1.hap1, whole genome shotgun sequence, a single genomic window includes:
- the LOC104154125 gene encoding NACHT, LRR and PYD domains-containing protein 3-like isoform X3, with protein MMAGEKNTRDFLLEALEDLVLDMFEKFKYKLSHIDYDGMANLSKSLLKKANDPVKLADHMCDHYGADIAVDVAICVLERINQRDTAAKLKEKKGKVLRCSLPPASIAQDYKTKYREHVQKNYHWIKDMNARIGETVTLNSRYTRLVLVSGHRHEKKKEHEIMAVGRRHAEIMREQVNSSIAIEDLFKPDRHRQIPKTVALLGAAGIGKTMTVRKIMLDWAAGGLYRQFDYVFYIHCREGNLLTMQGSVADMISKCCPSNNPPLVEILSKPENLLFIIDGFDELRFSLNQPQNDLCCDPWEMKPVEIILSSLFSKTLLPECSLLITTRPAALQKLEQCLECECSAEILGFSEAEREEYFIKFFENKEVGKKAFQFVKGNEMLFTMCLIPIMCWIVCTVMKQQLESGEDLAQMSKTTTGIYVLYLSSLLKSLSSKLKQNLHVILKRLCCLAVDGIWKQRVLFEEEEISEFLLNQREVLPLFLNESTFQKGIVCGNAYSFIHLSVQEFFASLFYILEDDGKIREQPVDPKKDVKKLLENYGNSRHDFMLTVRFLFGLLNEQQRKIIEKETGCKISSEVKQELLIWLQTNQKTALAVHAEKRALIHDLEACHCLYEIQDGSFVKTALDYFTGIYLRDISFSQLDQMVLSFCVKNWPKLDSLELGYCSFVSEDLEEHLDQQLAKLSHLEKKQEEVKQSPIYLLCQSLKNPSCALKILRLEWCCLTAACCEDLASVLSTIQTLTELRLRGNALRDHGVQLLCKGLKHPICRLQKLGSLLSEGERDETVCAVPCRDL; from the exons ATGATGGCAGGCGAGAAGAATACCAGGGATTTCCTTTTGGAAGCACTGGAGGATCTTGTGCTGGATATGTTTGAGaagtttaaatataaattatCACATATTGATTATGATGGGATGGCCAATCTCTCCAAGAGTTTGCTCAAGAAAGCCAACGATCCAGTTAAACTTGCAGACCATATGTGTGACCACTATGGAGCTGACATTGCTGTGGATGTAGCTATCTGTGTGCTTGAAAGGATCAACCAAAGAGACACTGCAGCtaaactgaaagagaagaaaggaaaag tcctGAGATGCAGCCTACCACCTGCTTCAATAGCACAAG attacAAGACAAAGTACAGAGAGCATGTACAAAAGAATTACCATTGGATCAAAGACATGAATGCTCGTATTGGTGAGACAGTGACTTTGAACTCCAGATACACAAGGCTGGTTCTTGTCAGTGGACATCgccatgagaaaaagaaagaacatgaaaTCATGGCTGTGGGCAGGAGACATGCGGAAATCATGCGGGAACAAGTGAATTCTTCCATTGCTATAGAAGATCTTTTTAAACCTGACAGGCACAGGCAGATACCAAAGACTGTTGCACTCTTGGGAGCTGCAGGAATTGGGAAGACAATGACAGTAAGAAAGATCATGCTGGACTGGGCAGCAGGAGGGCTTTACAGACAATTTGACTATGTTTTCTACATACATTGTCGGGAAGGTAATCTTCTTACCATGCAGGGGAGTGTAGCTGACATGATCTCCAAATGCTGTCCCAGTAATAATCCCCCACTTGTAGAGATCTTGAGCAAGCCAGAAAATCTCCTCTTCATCATTGATGGCTTTGATGAACTGAGGTTTTCCTTGAACCAACCACAAAATGATCTTTGCTGTGATCCCTGGGAAATGAAGCCAGTGGAAATCATCCTGAGCAGTTTATTTAGCAAAACCCTTCTCCCTGAATGTTCCCTGCTGATCACGACAAGACCAGCTGCCCTGCAGAAGCTGGAGCAGTGCTTGGAGTGTGAATGTTCTGCTGAAATACTGGGATTTTCAGAAGCTGAGAGGGAGGAATATTTCATTAAGTTTTTTGAAAATAAGGAAGTGGGAAAAAAGGCCTTTCAGTTTGTCAAAGGAAATGAAATGCTCTTCACCATGTGCCTTATCCCCATCATGTGTTGGATTGTCTGTACTGTTATGAAACAACAACTTGAAAGTGGTGAAGATCTTGCACAAATGTCCAAGACAACTACAGGAATATATGTCCTTTATCTTTCCAGCCTACTAAAATCTCTGAGCAGCAAGCTAAAACAGAACTTGCATGTTATCCTGAAGAGACTTTGCTGCCTAGCTGTTGATGGGATCTGGAAGCAGAGAGTCCTCTTTGAGGAAGAGGAAATCAGTGAATTCCTCCTAAATCAGAGAGAAGTTCTCCCGCTCTTTCTGAACGAGAGCACTTTTCAGAAGGGCATTGTTTGTGGAAACGCCTACAGCTTCATTCATCTGAGTGTCCAAGAGTTTTTTGCATCTCTGTTCTACATACTAGAAGATGATGGCAAAATAAGAGAACAGCCAGTAGATCCTAAGAAGGATGTGAAAAAATTGTTAGAAAATTATGGAAACTCTAGACATGATTTCATGTTAACTGTGCGGTTCCTCTTTGGTCTCTTAAATGAGCAACAAAGAAAGATTATAGAGAAAGAAACAGGGTGCAAAATTTCATCTGAAGTTAAGCAAGAATTACTAATATGGCTTCAAACTAATCAAAAAACAGCTTTAGCTGTTCATGCAGAGAAGAGAGCTTTGATTCATGATTTGGAGGCTTGTCACTGTTTGTATGAAATCCAAGATGGGAGTTTCGTGAAAACTGCTTTGGATTATTTCACTGGAATATATTTAAGAGACATCAGTTTTAGCCAACTTGATCAAATGGTTCTTTCATTCTGTGTAAAAAATTGGCCTAAACTGGACTCACTTGAGCTGGGCTATTGCTCATTTGTTTCCGAAGACCTTGAAGAACACTTAGACCAACAGCTAGCAAAGCTGTCACATCT ggaaaaaaaacaggaagaggtGAAGCAATCACCTATTTACTTGCTTTGTCAATCCCTGAAGAATCCAAGCTGTGCCTTAAAGATACTAag GTTGGAATGGTGCTGCCTCACAGCCGCCTGCTGTGAGGATCTAGCCAGTGTGCTGAGTACCATTCAGACGCTGACGGAACTGAGACTGCGTGGAAATGCCCTGAGAGACCATGGAGTACAGCTGCTATGCAAGGGGCTGAAACATCCCATTTGCCGGCTGCAGAAACTGGG CTCCCTGCTTTCAGAGGGAGAAAGGGATGAGACTGTCTGTGCAGTACCTTGCAGGGACCTCTGA
- the LOC104154125 gene encoding NACHT, LRR and PYD domains-containing protein 3-like isoform X1 → MMAGEKNTRDFLLEALEDLVLDMFEKFKYKLSHIDYDGMANLSKSLLKKANDPVKLADHMCDHYGADIAVDVAICVLERINQRDTAAKLKEKKGKVLRCSLPPASIAQDYKTKYREHVQKNYHWIKDMNARIGETVTLNSRYTRLVLVSGHRHEKKKEHEIMAVGRRHAEIMREQVNSSIAIEDLFKPDRHRQIPKTVALLGAAGIGKTMTVRKIMLDWAAGGLYRQFDYVFYIHCREGNLLTMQGSVADMISKCCPSNNPPLVEILSKPENLLFIIDGFDELRFSLNQPQNDLCCDPWEMKPVEIILSSLFSKTLLPECSLLITTRPAALQKLEQCLECECSAEILGFSEAEREEYFIKFFENKEVGKKAFQFVKGNEMLFTMCLIPIMCWIVCTVMKQQLESGEDLAQMSKTTTGIYVLYLSSLLKSLSSKLKQNLHVILKRLCCLAVDGIWKQRVLFEEEEISEFLLNQREVLPLFLNESTFQKGIVCGNAYSFIHLSVQEFFASLFYILEDDGKIREQPVDPKKDVKKLLENYGNSRHDFMLTVRFLFGLLNEQQRKIIEKETGCKISSEVKQELLIWLQTNQKTALAVHAEKRALIHDLEACHCLYEIQDGSFVKTALDYFTGIYLRDISFSQLDQMVLSFCVKNWPKLDSLELGYCSFVSEDLEEHLDQQLAKLSHLEKKQEEVKQSPIYLLCQSLKNPSCALKILRLEWCCLTAACCEDLASVLSTIQTLTELRLRGNALRDHGVQLLCKGLKHPICRLQKLGLWGCSLTDACCGDLAAVLRTSQTLLELGLGANALGDAGVHLLCEGLKHPACRLQTLGLWGCSLTDACCGDLAAVLRTSQTLLELGLGANALGDAGVHLLCEGLKHPACRLKAFRLNKYGFSEEAYRELAHIRKIKPSLNIGYIF, encoded by the exons ATGATGGCAGGCGAGAAGAATACCAGGGATTTCCTTTTGGAAGCACTGGAGGATCTTGTGCTGGATATGTTTGAGaagtttaaatataaattatCACATATTGATTATGATGGGATGGCCAATCTCTCCAAGAGTTTGCTCAAGAAAGCCAACGATCCAGTTAAACTTGCAGACCATATGTGTGACCACTATGGAGCTGACATTGCTGTGGATGTAGCTATCTGTGTGCTTGAAAGGATCAACCAAAGAGACACTGCAGCtaaactgaaagagaagaaaggaaaag tcctGAGATGCAGCCTACCACCTGCTTCAATAGCACAAG attacAAGACAAAGTACAGAGAGCATGTACAAAAGAATTACCATTGGATCAAAGACATGAATGCTCGTATTGGTGAGACAGTGACTTTGAACTCCAGATACACAAGGCTGGTTCTTGTCAGTGGACATCgccatgagaaaaagaaagaacatgaaaTCATGGCTGTGGGCAGGAGACATGCGGAAATCATGCGGGAACAAGTGAATTCTTCCATTGCTATAGAAGATCTTTTTAAACCTGACAGGCACAGGCAGATACCAAAGACTGTTGCACTCTTGGGAGCTGCAGGAATTGGGAAGACAATGACAGTAAGAAAGATCATGCTGGACTGGGCAGCAGGAGGGCTTTACAGACAATTTGACTATGTTTTCTACATACATTGTCGGGAAGGTAATCTTCTTACCATGCAGGGGAGTGTAGCTGACATGATCTCCAAATGCTGTCCCAGTAATAATCCCCCACTTGTAGAGATCTTGAGCAAGCCAGAAAATCTCCTCTTCATCATTGATGGCTTTGATGAACTGAGGTTTTCCTTGAACCAACCACAAAATGATCTTTGCTGTGATCCCTGGGAAATGAAGCCAGTGGAAATCATCCTGAGCAGTTTATTTAGCAAAACCCTTCTCCCTGAATGTTCCCTGCTGATCACGACAAGACCAGCTGCCCTGCAGAAGCTGGAGCAGTGCTTGGAGTGTGAATGTTCTGCTGAAATACTGGGATTTTCAGAAGCTGAGAGGGAGGAATATTTCATTAAGTTTTTTGAAAATAAGGAAGTGGGAAAAAAGGCCTTTCAGTTTGTCAAAGGAAATGAAATGCTCTTCACCATGTGCCTTATCCCCATCATGTGTTGGATTGTCTGTACTGTTATGAAACAACAACTTGAAAGTGGTGAAGATCTTGCACAAATGTCCAAGACAACTACAGGAATATATGTCCTTTATCTTTCCAGCCTACTAAAATCTCTGAGCAGCAAGCTAAAACAGAACTTGCATGTTATCCTGAAGAGACTTTGCTGCCTAGCTGTTGATGGGATCTGGAAGCAGAGAGTCCTCTTTGAGGAAGAGGAAATCAGTGAATTCCTCCTAAATCAGAGAGAAGTTCTCCCGCTCTTTCTGAACGAGAGCACTTTTCAGAAGGGCATTGTTTGTGGAAACGCCTACAGCTTCATTCATCTGAGTGTCCAAGAGTTTTTTGCATCTCTGTTCTACATACTAGAAGATGATGGCAAAATAAGAGAACAGCCAGTAGATCCTAAGAAGGATGTGAAAAAATTGTTAGAAAATTATGGAAACTCTAGACATGATTTCATGTTAACTGTGCGGTTCCTCTTTGGTCTCTTAAATGAGCAACAAAGAAAGATTATAGAGAAAGAAACAGGGTGCAAAATTTCATCTGAAGTTAAGCAAGAATTACTAATATGGCTTCAAACTAATCAAAAAACAGCTTTAGCTGTTCATGCAGAGAAGAGAGCTTTGATTCATGATTTGGAGGCTTGTCACTGTTTGTATGAAATCCAAGATGGGAGTTTCGTGAAAACTGCTTTGGATTATTTCACTGGAATATATTTAAGAGACATCAGTTTTAGCCAACTTGATCAAATGGTTCTTTCATTCTGTGTAAAAAATTGGCCTAAACTGGACTCACTTGAGCTGGGCTATTGCTCATTTGTTTCCGAAGACCTTGAAGAACACTTAGACCAACAGCTAGCAAAGCTGTCACATCT ggaaaaaaaacaggaagaggtGAAGCAATCACCTATTTACTTGCTTTGTCAATCCCTGAAGAATCCAAGCTGTGCCTTAAAGATACTAag GTTGGAATGGTGCTGCCTCACAGCCGCCTGCTGTGAGGATCTAGCCAGTGTGCTGAGTACCATTCAGACGCTGACGGAACTGAGACTGCGTGGAAATGCCCTGAGAGACCATGGAGTACAGCTGCTATGCAAGGGGCTGAAACATCCCATTTGCCGGCTGCAGAAACTGGG GTTGTGGGGTTGCAGTCTCACAGATGCCTGCTGTGGGGATCTTGCTGCTGTGCTCCGCACCAGCCAGACCCTGCTGGAGCTAGGGCTGGGTGCTAATGCCCTGGGAGATGCTGGAGTGCACCTGTTGTGTGAGGGGCTGAAACACCCTGCATGCCGACTGCAGACACTGGG GTTGTGGGGTTGCAGTCTCACAGATGCCTGCTGTGGGGATCTTGCTGCTGTGCTCCGCACCAGCCAGACCCTGCTGGAGCTAGGGCTGGGTGCTAATGCCCTGGGAGATGCTGGAGTGCACCTGTTGTGTGAGGGGCTGAAACACCCTGCATGCCGACTGAAAGCATTTCG GTTGAACAAATATGGATTCAGTGAAGAAGCTTATCGGGAGCTGGCTCACATAAGAAAAATCAAGCCCAGCCTGAACATAGGGTACATCTTTTGA
- the LOC104154125 gene encoding NACHT, LRR and PYD domains-containing protein 3-like isoform X2, with amino-acid sequence MMAGEKNTRDFLLEALEDLVLDMFEKFKYKLSHIDYDGMANLSKSLLKKANDPVKLADHMCDHYGADIAVDVAICVLERINQRDTAAKLKEKKGKDYKTKYREHVQKNYHWIKDMNARIGETVTLNSRYTRLVLVSGHRHEKKKEHEIMAVGRRHAEIMREQVNSSIAIEDLFKPDRHRQIPKTVALLGAAGIGKTMTVRKIMLDWAAGGLYRQFDYVFYIHCREGNLLTMQGSVADMISKCCPSNNPPLVEILSKPENLLFIIDGFDELRFSLNQPQNDLCCDPWEMKPVEIILSSLFSKTLLPECSLLITTRPAALQKLEQCLECECSAEILGFSEAEREEYFIKFFENKEVGKKAFQFVKGNEMLFTMCLIPIMCWIVCTVMKQQLESGEDLAQMSKTTTGIYVLYLSSLLKSLSSKLKQNLHVILKRLCCLAVDGIWKQRVLFEEEEISEFLLNQREVLPLFLNESTFQKGIVCGNAYSFIHLSVQEFFASLFYILEDDGKIREQPVDPKKDVKKLLENYGNSRHDFMLTVRFLFGLLNEQQRKIIEKETGCKISSEVKQELLIWLQTNQKTALAVHAEKRALIHDLEACHCLYEIQDGSFVKTALDYFTGIYLRDISFSQLDQMVLSFCVKNWPKLDSLELGYCSFVSEDLEEHLDQQLAKLSHLEKKQEEVKQSPIYLLCQSLKNPSCALKILRLEWCCLTAACCEDLASVLSTIQTLTELRLRGNALRDHGVQLLCKGLKHPICRLQKLGLWGCSLTDACCGDLAAVLRTSQTLLELGLGANALGDAGVHLLCEGLKHPACRLQTLGLWGCSLTDACCGDLAAVLRTSQTLLELGLGANALGDAGVHLLCEGLKHPACRLKAFRLNKYGFSEEAYRELAHIRKIKPSLNIGYIF; translated from the exons ATGATGGCAGGCGAGAAGAATACCAGGGATTTCCTTTTGGAAGCACTGGAGGATCTTGTGCTGGATATGTTTGAGaagtttaaatataaattatCACATATTGATTATGATGGGATGGCCAATCTCTCCAAGAGTTTGCTCAAGAAAGCCAACGATCCAGTTAAACTTGCAGACCATATGTGTGACCACTATGGAGCTGACATTGCTGTGGATGTAGCTATCTGTGTGCTTGAAAGGATCAACCAAAGAGACACTGCAGCtaaactgaaagagaagaaaggaaaag attacAAGACAAAGTACAGAGAGCATGTACAAAAGAATTACCATTGGATCAAAGACATGAATGCTCGTATTGGTGAGACAGTGACTTTGAACTCCAGATACACAAGGCTGGTTCTTGTCAGTGGACATCgccatgagaaaaagaaagaacatgaaaTCATGGCTGTGGGCAGGAGACATGCGGAAATCATGCGGGAACAAGTGAATTCTTCCATTGCTATAGAAGATCTTTTTAAACCTGACAGGCACAGGCAGATACCAAAGACTGTTGCACTCTTGGGAGCTGCAGGAATTGGGAAGACAATGACAGTAAGAAAGATCATGCTGGACTGGGCAGCAGGAGGGCTTTACAGACAATTTGACTATGTTTTCTACATACATTGTCGGGAAGGTAATCTTCTTACCATGCAGGGGAGTGTAGCTGACATGATCTCCAAATGCTGTCCCAGTAATAATCCCCCACTTGTAGAGATCTTGAGCAAGCCAGAAAATCTCCTCTTCATCATTGATGGCTTTGATGAACTGAGGTTTTCCTTGAACCAACCACAAAATGATCTTTGCTGTGATCCCTGGGAAATGAAGCCAGTGGAAATCATCCTGAGCAGTTTATTTAGCAAAACCCTTCTCCCTGAATGTTCCCTGCTGATCACGACAAGACCAGCTGCCCTGCAGAAGCTGGAGCAGTGCTTGGAGTGTGAATGTTCTGCTGAAATACTGGGATTTTCAGAAGCTGAGAGGGAGGAATATTTCATTAAGTTTTTTGAAAATAAGGAAGTGGGAAAAAAGGCCTTTCAGTTTGTCAAAGGAAATGAAATGCTCTTCACCATGTGCCTTATCCCCATCATGTGTTGGATTGTCTGTACTGTTATGAAACAACAACTTGAAAGTGGTGAAGATCTTGCACAAATGTCCAAGACAACTACAGGAATATATGTCCTTTATCTTTCCAGCCTACTAAAATCTCTGAGCAGCAAGCTAAAACAGAACTTGCATGTTATCCTGAAGAGACTTTGCTGCCTAGCTGTTGATGGGATCTGGAAGCAGAGAGTCCTCTTTGAGGAAGAGGAAATCAGTGAATTCCTCCTAAATCAGAGAGAAGTTCTCCCGCTCTTTCTGAACGAGAGCACTTTTCAGAAGGGCATTGTTTGTGGAAACGCCTACAGCTTCATTCATCTGAGTGTCCAAGAGTTTTTTGCATCTCTGTTCTACATACTAGAAGATGATGGCAAAATAAGAGAACAGCCAGTAGATCCTAAGAAGGATGTGAAAAAATTGTTAGAAAATTATGGAAACTCTAGACATGATTTCATGTTAACTGTGCGGTTCCTCTTTGGTCTCTTAAATGAGCAACAAAGAAAGATTATAGAGAAAGAAACAGGGTGCAAAATTTCATCTGAAGTTAAGCAAGAATTACTAATATGGCTTCAAACTAATCAAAAAACAGCTTTAGCTGTTCATGCAGAGAAGAGAGCTTTGATTCATGATTTGGAGGCTTGTCACTGTTTGTATGAAATCCAAGATGGGAGTTTCGTGAAAACTGCTTTGGATTATTTCACTGGAATATATTTAAGAGACATCAGTTTTAGCCAACTTGATCAAATGGTTCTTTCATTCTGTGTAAAAAATTGGCCTAAACTGGACTCACTTGAGCTGGGCTATTGCTCATTTGTTTCCGAAGACCTTGAAGAACACTTAGACCAACAGCTAGCAAAGCTGTCACATCT ggaaaaaaaacaggaagaggtGAAGCAATCACCTATTTACTTGCTTTGTCAATCCCTGAAGAATCCAAGCTGTGCCTTAAAGATACTAag GTTGGAATGGTGCTGCCTCACAGCCGCCTGCTGTGAGGATCTAGCCAGTGTGCTGAGTACCATTCAGACGCTGACGGAACTGAGACTGCGTGGAAATGCCCTGAGAGACCATGGAGTACAGCTGCTATGCAAGGGGCTGAAACATCCCATTTGCCGGCTGCAGAAACTGGG GTTGTGGGGTTGCAGTCTCACAGATGCCTGCTGTGGGGATCTTGCTGCTGTGCTCCGCACCAGCCAGACCCTGCTGGAGCTAGGGCTGGGTGCTAATGCCCTGGGAGATGCTGGAGTGCACCTGTTGTGTGAGGGGCTGAAACACCCTGCATGCCGACTGCAGACACTGGG GTTGTGGGGTTGCAGTCTCACAGATGCCTGCTGTGGGGATCTTGCTGCTGTGCTCCGCACCAGCCAGACCCTGCTGGAGCTAGGGCTGGGTGCTAATGCCCTGGGAGATGCTGGAGTGCACCTGTTGTGTGAGGGGCTGAAACACCCTGCATGCCGACTGAAAGCATTTCG GTTGAACAAATATGGATTCAGTGAAGAAGCTTATCGGGAGCTGGCTCACATAAGAAAAATCAAGCCCAGCCTGAACATAGGGTACATCTTTTGA
- the LOC104154125 gene encoding NACHT, LRR and PYD domains-containing protein 3-like isoform X4 yields MNARIGETVTLNSRYTRLVLVSGHRHEKKKEHEIMAVGRRHAEIMREQVNSSIAIEDLFKPDRHRQIPKTVALLGAAGIGKTMTVRKIMLDWAAGGLYRQFDYVFYIHCREGNLLTMQGSVADMISKCCPSNNPPLVEILSKPENLLFIIDGFDELRFSLNQPQNDLCCDPWEMKPVEIILSSLFSKTLLPECSLLITTRPAALQKLEQCLECECSAEILGFSEAEREEYFIKFFENKEVGKKAFQFVKGNEMLFTMCLIPIMCWIVCTVMKQQLESGEDLAQMSKTTTGIYVLYLSSLLKSLSSKLKQNLHVILKRLCCLAVDGIWKQRVLFEEEEISEFLLNQREVLPLFLNESTFQKGIVCGNAYSFIHLSVQEFFASLFYILEDDGKIREQPVDPKKDVKKLLENYGNSRHDFMLTVRFLFGLLNEQQRKIIEKETGCKISSEVKQELLIWLQTNQKTALAVHAEKRALIHDLEACHCLYEIQDGSFVKTALDYFTGIYLRDISFSQLDQMVLSFCVKNWPKLDSLELGYCSFVSEDLEEHLDQQLAKLSHLEKKQEEVKQSPIYLLCQSLKNPSCALKILRLEWCCLTAACCEDLASVLSTIQTLTELRLRGNALRDHGVQLLCKGLKHPICRLQKLGLWGCSLTDACCGDLAAVLRTSQTLLELGLGANALGDAGVHLLCEGLKHPACRLQTLGLWGCSLTDACCGDLAAVLRTSQTLLELGLGANALGDAGVHLLCEGLKHPACRLKAFRLNKYGFSEEAYRELAHIRKIKPSLNIGYIF; encoded by the exons ATGAATGCTCGTATTGGTGAGACAGTGACTTTGAACTCCAGATACACAAGGCTGGTTCTTGTCAGTGGACATCgccatgagaaaaagaaagaacatgaaaTCATGGCTGTGGGCAGGAGACATGCGGAAATCATGCGGGAACAAGTGAATTCTTCCATTGCTATAGAAGATCTTTTTAAACCTGACAGGCACAGGCAGATACCAAAGACTGTTGCACTCTTGGGAGCTGCAGGAATTGGGAAGACAATGACAGTAAGAAAGATCATGCTGGACTGGGCAGCAGGAGGGCTTTACAGACAATTTGACTATGTTTTCTACATACATTGTCGGGAAGGTAATCTTCTTACCATGCAGGGGAGTGTAGCTGACATGATCTCCAAATGCTGTCCCAGTAATAATCCCCCACTTGTAGAGATCTTGAGCAAGCCAGAAAATCTCCTCTTCATCATTGATGGCTTTGATGAACTGAGGTTTTCCTTGAACCAACCACAAAATGATCTTTGCTGTGATCCCTGGGAAATGAAGCCAGTGGAAATCATCCTGAGCAGTTTATTTAGCAAAACCCTTCTCCCTGAATGTTCCCTGCTGATCACGACAAGACCAGCTGCCCTGCAGAAGCTGGAGCAGTGCTTGGAGTGTGAATGTTCTGCTGAAATACTGGGATTTTCAGAAGCTGAGAGGGAGGAATATTTCATTAAGTTTTTTGAAAATAAGGAAGTGGGAAAAAAGGCCTTTCAGTTTGTCAAAGGAAATGAAATGCTCTTCACCATGTGCCTTATCCCCATCATGTGTTGGATTGTCTGTACTGTTATGAAACAACAACTTGAAAGTGGTGAAGATCTTGCACAAATGTCCAAGACAACTACAGGAATATATGTCCTTTATCTTTCCAGCCTACTAAAATCTCTGAGCAGCAAGCTAAAACAGAACTTGCATGTTATCCTGAAGAGACTTTGCTGCCTAGCTGTTGATGGGATCTGGAAGCAGAGAGTCCTCTTTGAGGAAGAGGAAATCAGTGAATTCCTCCTAAATCAGAGAGAAGTTCTCCCGCTCTTTCTGAACGAGAGCACTTTTCAGAAGGGCATTGTTTGTGGAAACGCCTACAGCTTCATTCATCTGAGTGTCCAAGAGTTTTTTGCATCTCTGTTCTACATACTAGAAGATGATGGCAAAATAAGAGAACAGCCAGTAGATCCTAAGAAGGATGTGAAAAAATTGTTAGAAAATTATGGAAACTCTAGACATGATTTCATGTTAACTGTGCGGTTCCTCTTTGGTCTCTTAAATGAGCAACAAAGAAAGATTATAGAGAAAGAAACAGGGTGCAAAATTTCATCTGAAGTTAAGCAAGAATTACTAATATGGCTTCAAACTAATCAAAAAACAGCTTTAGCTGTTCATGCAGAGAAGAGAGCTTTGATTCATGATTTGGAGGCTTGTCACTGTTTGTATGAAATCCAAGATGGGAGTTTCGTGAAAACTGCTTTGGATTATTTCACTGGAATATATTTAAGAGACATCAGTTTTAGCCAACTTGATCAAATGGTTCTTTCATTCTGTGTAAAAAATTGGCCTAAACTGGACTCACTTGAGCTGGGCTATTGCTCATTTGTTTCCGAAGACCTTGAAGAACACTTAGACCAACAGCTAGCAAAGCTGTCACATCT ggaaaaaaaacaggaagaggtGAAGCAATCACCTATTTACTTGCTTTGTCAATCCCTGAAGAATCCAAGCTGTGCCTTAAAGATACTAag GTTGGAATGGTGCTGCCTCACAGCCGCCTGCTGTGAGGATCTAGCCAGTGTGCTGAGTACCATTCAGACGCTGACGGAACTGAGACTGCGTGGAAATGCCCTGAGAGACCATGGAGTACAGCTGCTATGCAAGGGGCTGAAACATCCCATTTGCCGGCTGCAGAAACTGGG GTTGTGGGGTTGCAGTCTCACAGATGCCTGCTGTGGGGATCTTGCTGCTGTGCTCCGCACCAGCCAGACCCTGCTGGAGCTAGGGCTGGGTGCTAATGCCCTGGGAGATGCTGGAGTGCACCTGTTGTGTGAGGGGCTGAAACACCCTGCATGCCGACTGCAGACACTGGG GTTGTGGGGTTGCAGTCTCACAGATGCCTGCTGTGGGGATCTTGCTGCTGTGCTCCGCACCAGCCAGACCCTGCTGGAGCTAGGGCTGGGTGCTAATGCCCTGGGAGATGCTGGAGTGCACCTGTTGTGTGAGGGGCTGAAACACCCTGCATGCCGACTGAAAGCATTTCG GTTGAACAAATATGGATTCAGTGAAGAAGCTTATCGGGAGCTGGCTCACATAAGAAAAATCAAGCCCAGCCTGAACATAGGGTACATCTTTTGA